The Cicer arietinum cultivar CDC Frontier isolate Library 1 chromosome 1, Cicar.CDCFrontier_v2.0, whole genome shotgun sequence genome contains the following window.
TAGTTTGTTTAATTATGTTGTTCAACTCGGTTGTTTTCATTCATTATCATCATTCCACTTCAATCCAACAGAACTATATACGTCACCAGTAAATTATAAAACATACCAAAAATACATTACAAATAAAAACACACACTATATATACATTTGCAAGATAGACAAAATATCAAAAGGACATTGAATGGAATCTAGTTTGGTAATTTTACCAACTCCTATAATTGAACCCTCTAGTATATTATTTCCCCCTGAAAATGTTAGTACCCCACATAGAAAAAAGACAACATAATAATAAACAtctttacattttatttaaaattaaaaaaaaaaagtatttttagaacaataaatataataaaacaagcTGCCGACACTTTCAGCAGCCAGTAAGTGATGTTTGGTTCCAAACCTTTTAATATTACTTTATCTACCCTTTTCAATTCAAAGCATAAGCACTAAGCACTTCTGTTCTGCATTTATTCTCTTTGCAAAGTGCAAACAAAAATCATTATCTAATTTGTTTCCATTTCTTACTacttgtttcattttttttctcaagaTTGTACATGTGTATCAATTGTGAAAGTTTTTTCTTATTCTGATTCAATTAATAGTTCTGTATATTGCATTTGCATAcactatataatatatatcaggTGACACTTGAATTGAAacttcaaataaagtaattatgCTTTCTGCTAAATCAGAATCTGATATAACTAGTTTAGCACCATCATCACCATCAAGATCTCCAAAGAGACCTGTGTACTATGTACAAAGTCCTTCAAGAGATTCACATGATGGTGACAAATCATCTTCCATGCATGCTACTCCAATATCAAACAGTCCTATGGAGTCACCTTCACATCCTTCTTTTGGCCGTCACTCCAGAAACTCGTCTGCTAGTCGGTTTTCGGGGATTTTCAGGTCATCTTCAGGCAGGAAAAGTGGTAGAAAGAGGAATGATAAAGGCTGGCCTGAGTGTGGTGTCATTCTTGAAGAAGGCTCTTATCGCGAATTCGATGATAAACCTTTTGCTAGGCGATTTCAAGCTTTGATTGCTGTTTTTACTTTTGTCGTTGTTTTTACTGTGTTTTGTTTGATCATTTGGGGTGCTAGCAGGCCTTACAAGGCAGAAATTACTGTCAAGGTAACCAATTTTGTTACTTTTTGGTGTGTTTGGATTAAGTGCTTGTACATAATTAAGAACTTATTATATAACTGTTtatgtataaactatttttatttttataagaaaagttaaaataaagtTATCTTATATTATAAGTGTGTTTGATTGAATTTTAGAACTCTCTTAtagtgaatttttgaagtttcaCTGTGTAACTTTTGATCTGCTGTGATTTTTCACCGtgattttggtgttttttttaatatacactTAGTCTTTTTGAAGTAGTAAATTTATGCTGCACTTCACTTCACTTAACTCTActttactttctttttttaaccatttaatttaatagtagTGACTTTTCTTTGTGGACCATCTGTTTGATGAAGGCATCTAGATTAAATAAATGCTTATCTAGAATCTGTTTGATGAGTTTTCTTCCATTTGCTACTACTATGCATACATTTTTTGTAGTTGCTATTTGTTGCTGATGGATGGTGCAACAGTAAAAAGGCTCTCTGTCCTTGAGAGTAGAGATGGATTTTCAACTTAAAAAGAATTGTATTGTTTCTATAAATTGACAAATAGCAagtttatttgttattaatatatttttctgaaCTTGTCAGTAGGTTTCTATATTATTCtggaaactcaattttattccAAGTTAGTATTAGCACATGAGATATGGTTGGTTACTTTAAAGATTGGTTAGTTAGAAGTCAGAGTAGCATTATATTATACTTATTACTTTAAAGATTGGTTAGTTAGAAGTCAGAGTAGCATTATATTATACTTATTACTACCTCTATCCGTTTTATACTTTTATATGTCTCTTTTGTTATTTTcacaaatataagaaaaataggtAGTGTATTTAATGTGCTTATATCTATCttatataaatgttattaaaatatctttttgtaTATTTATGTATTCTAACTCTCTTGGTGTTTTGATTGCACTGTTTTTCTTAAGTATTATCTGCTTTGGATTTTATGCGAGTTCAcctaattttatctttaaaaagtGACTCAATAGATTAAGAaaattagatatttataaaCTATCCTTAACTTCGAATTCGGTTTCTAAACGATGTTAATTTTTTTGGGTATATTTTGATACTTGACAAATTAGATTGTACTGCTTGACTTTGacattttgattattaaataataatgcaGAGTTTGACTGTACATAATCTATATGCTTGGGAGGGTACAGACTTCACAGGAGTCCCAACAAAAATTATGACAATTAATAGTACTTTGCACATGAGCATATATAACCCTGCTACATTTTTTGGAATTCATGTTCACTCTTCACCCATCAATCTTGTTTTCTCAGATATCAGTGTTGCAACTGGTGAGGTAAGAATCATTCTTTCAACACATGCCTAATTTATTTCCATAATAATGTGactaaaataattcaaaattggGGAATAAATTAATCACCTAGCTAGAGTATTATTCACTTggaacataaaattaaaaatagtgaCATTGAAAATGTATCAAGTACTAACATCTACATTAATGAATTAAAGTAATGCCTTGGAATGCAAGTAACATGTTTATGATCAACTGTTGCAGTTGAAGAAACACTATCAGCCAAGAAAAAGTCACAGAATTGTATCAGTGAACTTGAAAGGTAACAAGGTTCCTCTTTATGGCGCTGGATCAAGCATAATGGTTTCGCAAATGGGTAGCGTTGAAGTAGCACTTGTGTTAAAGTTCGAAATGCGATCGCGAGGTGATGTAGTGGGGAAACTTGTAAGGACAAAACATGATAAGGAAATCACTTGCCCTTTGGTTATCAACTCTTCTGGATCAAAACCTATCAAGTTCAAGAAGAATTCATGCACATATCATTGATATGATTTGTCCATTTTGAGAGTTCATGTATTTATGGTTGTAACAGAAAATTGTATAATCTATAGTTTGTGTGGATTTTTTAGCTTTAGGAGGTTCATTTGCAAGAGAAATTCCTGAAtcaatttgtgtattttatttacTCTTGTGCAAATAAATGCATGTAAGTGtgggtttttatttattttaataacccaattttaaacaaaaattaccaatatactttttttttaaaactatatatttaaCTGTCCATTTTTTTGACTTAGTTAGAAGTCGCCATTTACAAATGCGACTTCCTTAATGAAGTTCAAGTTTGCAATGACGACTTCTTTaaagatttttgtttttcatgtgCTGTGGAAAGTCGCCATTAAAATACGACTTTTATGTattttcagaaagtcgtcattTTAAAAGGagatttagaaagaaaaaaatattaaaaaagatctTTAAAGAAGTCGCCGTTACAAATTCAGACTTTCTTAAGGAAATTATTTTTGCAAATAGTAACTTCTAACTaagtaaaaaaaagaagatagttagatatataattttta
Protein-coding sequences here:
- the LOC101509865 gene encoding uncharacterized protein, which encodes MLSAKSESDITSLAPSSPSRSPKRPVYYVQSPSRDSHDGDKSSSMHATPISNSPMESPSHPSFGRHSRNSSASRFSGIFRSSSGRKSGRKRNDKGWPECGVILEEGSYREFDDKPFARRFQALIAVFTFVVVFTVFCLIIWGASRPYKAEITVKSLTVHNLYAWEGTDFTGVPTKIMTINSTLHMSIYNPATFFGIHVHSSPINLVFSDISVATGELKKHYQPRKSHRIVSVNLKGNKVPLYGAGSSIMVSQMGSVEVALVLKFEMRSRGDVVGKLVRTKHDKEITCPLVINSSGSKPIKFKKNSCTYH